From one Rosa rugosa chromosome 4, drRosRugo1.1, whole genome shotgun sequence genomic stretch:
- the LOC133741926 gene encoding MDIS1-interacting receptor like kinase 2-like gives MLMILVRCYTITSNMGASIFEKLGSLSFLIMFVVLVSSSKCVASATVSTDEVGALLQWKSSLQDTRSHLTSWSAQHFPNETSPCTWFAISCNTAKSVTTINLTKSGLQGTLHEFSFSSFPNLEHFDLSMNSIFGTIPPEISRLSKLVYLDLSGNKLNGSVPASFGNLSSLAYLNIGRNFLVSSVPIEMGNLSQLVELYLNTNNLTGQIPQTFGNLRKLKVLYMFENIFVGSIPLEIGKLASLSNLSLHTNNFSGSIPDSICDLRHLTLLELYRNNLSGPIPENIGSLKSLLVLNVCENQLSGPIPMSIGNMSKLQVLYIRDNKLSGSIPQVIGDLMNLAVLRVARNNLTGHLPQNLCKGGVLANFTANGNRLIGQMPKSLRNCTTLYRVRLDGNQFTGNISEDFGEYPNLDYINLSDNNFYGELSEKWGKSLLLTDLEIAGNNITGSIPPEIGNLTRLHLLNLSSNHLVGTIPMGLGKLTSLVRLVLNDNQLSGAIPQEIGSLTDLEFLDLSKNNLSQSIPSSLGNLVKVHHLNLSNNKLSHGIPSKLGQLKQLSVLDLSHNFLSEEIPIEFRNLESLLTLNLSHNNLSGIVPQTFADLHGLEFIDISYNRLWGPIPENKAFQEAPIEALQGNQGLCGNATGLQPCTKTPGKKKHSSNIGYKVVCLVIPPVVGVLILVSCGICITYRRKKNFQKTDEEGMHPKEFELRSVSIFEGKLLYEEIVKATEEFDDAYCIGKGGTGSVYKARLPSDDLVAVKKLHSTQCNGERSFEKEFLNEVMALTEIRHRNIVKFYGFCSHSRHSFLVYEYLEKGSLFSILCKEEAAKELDWSKRVNIIKGVAHGLSYMHSYVSPPIVHRDITSKNILLDAEYEACISDFGTAKLLQLGASNWTAVAGTFGYVAPELAYTLKVTEKCDVYSFGVLALEVMNGKYPSDLIRSLLSPAAIREGNLPEDVWDDRLEPPTGKILEELVTVLMLAVACLHPNPQFRPTMYDVSQIIAMHISQTDLDKYKAQSVFDYLGSRI, from the exons TTCATGGAGTGCTCAGCACTTCCCAAATGAAACAAGTCCATGCACTTGGTTTGCCATTTCTTGCAACACTGCCAAGAGTGTCACCACAATAAACCTTACCAAGTCGGGTTTACAAGGTACGCTTCACGAATTTTCATTCTCCTCCTTCCCGAATCTTGAGCACTTTGATCTCAGCATGAACTCAATCTTTGGTACCATTCCACCTGAAATCAGTCGGCTCTCCAAATTAGTGTATCTTGATTTGTCCGGTAATAAGTTAAATGGTTCAGTTCCTGCTTCTTTTGGAAACCTTAGCAGTCTTGCTTACTTGAATATAGGTAGGAACTTTCTGGTTAGTTCAGTTCCTATAGAAATGGGGAATCTTTCGCAGTTGGTGGAGCTTTACTTGAATACCAACAATCTTACAGGTCAGATCCCACAAACTTTTGGGAACTTAAGAAAGCTAAAAGTACTATACATGTTTGAGAACATATTTGTTGGTTCCATTCCCCTGGAGATAGGAAAGTTGGCATCTCTCAGCAATCTAAGCCTTCACACCAACAACTTTTCTGGCAGTATTCCGGATTCCATATGTGACCTGAGACACCTTACTTTACTGGAACTGTATCGGAACAATCTGTCGGGCCCAATTCCTGAAAATATTGGAAGCTTGAAGTCTCTTCTTGTTCTAAATGTATGTGAGAATCAACTCAGTGGTCCTATTCCCATGTCAATTGGTAACATGAGCAAGTTACAGGTTCTATATATCCGCGACAACAAACTCTCTGGTTCCATTCCTCAAGTGATAGGAGATCTTATGAACTTGGCTGTCCTGAGAGTTGCCAGAAACAATTTGACTGGTCATTTACCACAGAATCTCTGCAAAGGTGGAGTGCTTGCAAATTTTACAGCTAATGGAAATCGACTCATAGGTCAAATGCCTAAAAGCTTGAGAAACTGCACAACTTTATATAGAGTCCGTCTTGATGGGAACCAATTCACTGGAAATATATCTGAAGATTTTGGTGAATATCCAAACTTGGATTACATAAATCTAAGTGACAATAATTTTTATGGTGAACTTTCAGAGAAATGGGGAAAGTCTCTGCTGCTAACGGATCTTGAGATTGCAGGTAACAATATAACAGGTTCCATACCACCTGAGATTGGTAATTTGACTCGACTACATTTGcttaatctttcttcaaatcATTTAGTTGGGACAATCCCTATGGGACTAGGAAAGTTGACCTCTTTGGTGAGGCTAGTACTGAATGACAATCAACTTTCTGGTGCCATACCTCAAGAAATTGGATCACTGACTGACCTTGAATTTCTTGACCTGTCCAAAAACAACTTGAGCCAGTCGATTCCTAGTAGTCTGGGGAACCTTGTGAAAGTGCACCACCTGAACTTGAGCAACAACAAGTTGAGCCATGGAATCCCAAGTAAGTTGGGTCAGTTGAAGCAGCTGTCTGTGCTAGATTTGAGTCATAATTTTCTTAGTGAAGAGATACCAATTGAGTTCCGTAATCTGGAAAGCTTGTTGACACTGAATCTGTCCCACAATAACCTCTCTGGTATTGTTCCCCAGACTTTTGCTGACCTACATGGCTTGGAGTTCATTGACATATCATACAATCGATTATGGGGTCCGATTCCAGAAAACAAAGCATTTCAAGAAGCTCCTATAGAAGCATTGCAAGGGAATCAAGGTCTGTGTGGCAATGCTACAGGTCTACAGCCCTGCACCAAGACTCCTGGCAAAAAGAAGCACAGCTCGAACATTGGTTACAAAGTCGTGTGCTTGGTAATCCCACCTGTGGTAGGAGTACTTATACTTGTTTCCTGTGGAATTTGTATCACAtacagaagaaaaaagaattttCAAAAAACAGATGAAGAGGGCATGCATCCTAAAGAATTTGAACTTCGTTCAGTGTCGATTTTTGAAGGAAAACTGTTGTACGAAGAAATTGTCAAAGCGACTGAGGAATTTGATGATGCTTATTGCATTGGGAAGGGAGGCACTGGAAGCGTTTACAAGGCAAGGCTTCCATCTGATGACTTGGTTGCTGTAAAGAAACTCCATAGTACTCAATGTAATGGTGAGAGGAGCTTTGAAAAAGAGTTCTTAAACGAGGTGATGGCATTGACTGAGATACGCCACAGAAACATAGTGAAATTTTATGGCTTCTGTTCACATTCACGACACTCATTTTTGGTTTATGAGTACCTCGAAAAGGGAAGCTTGTTCTCAATCTTGTGCAAGGAAGAAGCAGCCAAGGAATTGGATTGGAGCAAGAGGGTGAATATCATCAAAGGTGTGGCTCATGGCTTATCATACATGCACTCTTATGTATCGCCACCAATTGTTCATCGAGACATAACCAGCAAGAACATTTTGCTAGATGCCGAGTATGAGGCTTGCATTTCGGACTTTGGCACTGCTAAACTGCTACAACTCGGTGCATCTAACTGGACTGCTGTTGCAGGCACATTCGGATATGTAGCACCAG AGCTTGCATATACATTGAAGGTGACTGAGAAATGTGATGTGTACAGCTTCGGAGTATTGGCACTCGAAGTGATGAATGGGAAGTACCCGAGCGATCTAATCAGGTCTTTGTTGTCACCAGCTGCAATCAGAGAAGGAAATTTGCCTGAAGATGTGTGGGATGACCGCCTTGAACCTCCCACGGGTAAAATTCTGGAAGAACTTGTTACTGTCTTAATGCTAGCAGTGGCATGCTTACATCCAAATCCACAGTTTAGGCCTACCATGTATGACGTTTCTCAGATTATAGCAATGCATATCTCTCAGACAGACTTGGACAAATACAAGGCTCAATCTGTTTTTGATTATCTAGGAAGCAGAATCTGA
- the LOC133746180 gene encoding MDIS1-interacting receptor like kinase 2-like, protein MKPSAYFDYVCSLACIILFLQLVSSPKLASADSTQAEALLKWKASFLNQTGNNNLTSWTSLPSNATNSSSACNVWTGISCNAAGSVNRINLTNSGIKGTLHELSFQSFPDLEYVDLSANELFDTIPPQISSLSKLIYLDVSYNQLTGIIPPEIGLLTYLQVLHLNGNQLNGSIPEEMSQLKSLFELALNTNNLEGSIPAFLGNFTNMTNLYLFGNQISGVIPPEIGNLSKLVELYLDDNHLTGPIPPSFGNLENLTVLYLAYNNLSGSIPSEIGKMKSLVQLSIQSNNLSGSIPASIGDLPNLTLLYLYSNKLSGSIPKEIGNLKSMENLQLSQNQLNGSVPTSLGDLDNLVSLYLRDNQLSGTIPQEIGNLTKMTIVQFDTNRFSGYLPQNICRGGLLQNFTAFNNDLIGPIPESLKTCKSLIRVRLEGNQLTGNVSQDFGVYPNLDFINLSNNKLYGEISQNWGQCPKLTSLLIAGNNLTGSIPPELGNATQIQALDLSSNHLVGVIPEDLGRLSLVNLKLGDNQLSGPIPSTFASLTDLEYIDLSTNKINESIPSFVGDMSKLIYLNLSNNKFSQEIPLQLGNLFQLTQLDLSRNSLEGNIPSQMSKLQSLEDLNLSHNILSGVIPTSFGEMPGLLHIDMSYNQLQGAIPDSKAFQNASLEGNNGLCSNVVGLQTCNPSAGNKSTSNKDRRLVFLIVFPVLGVILLALLGIALIRRRRRRRRRMQYQHTEQSYVQNEVFAIANFDGRKMYGEIMEATNSFDTAYCIGKGGYGTVYKAKLPSGSIVAVKKLYPVHDSEEASQKEFFNEIRALLEIRHRNIVKLLGFCSNVLHSFLVYEYLEKGSLSANLSKELEAKKLNWSIRVNIVKGVAHALSYMHHDCVLPIVHRDISSNNILLNEDYEPCVADFGTAKLLNPGSSNWTTPAGTYGYIAPELAFTMKVTEKCDVYSFGVLALEVLMGKHLGDLVPSFPNPSANENMSLMDLLDQRLPPPTPDVEDELITIARLAIECRHSHPQSRPTMQMVSQVLSSQNAYSYRKQDITLESIIKN, encoded by the exons ATGAAACCTTCTGCTTACTTTGATTATGTCTGCTCTCTAGCTTGCATTATCTTGTTTCTTCAGTTGGTTTCATCACCAAAACTTGCTTCTGCTGATTCTACACAAGCAGAAGCACTTCTCAAATGGAAAGCCAGCTTTCTGAATCAAACAGGGAACAATAATCTCACCTCGTGGACTTCCCTTCCCAGTAACGCCACCAATTCATCAAGTGCATGCAATGTTTGGACCGGTATTTCATGCAATGCTGCCGGAAGTGTCAACCGGATAAACCTTACCAATTCTGGTATAAAAGGTACGCTACATGAACTCTCATTCCAGTCATTCCCTGATCTTGAATATGTTGACCTCAGTGCCAATGAACTTTTCGACACCATCCCACCTCAGATTAGTTCCCTCTCCAAACTCATCTACCTTGATGTATCTTATAATCAATTGACTGGGATCATCCCACCAGAAATTGGTCTCCTAACATATCTTCAAGTCCTCCACCTAAACGGAAACCAGTTAAATGGCTCGATTCCTGAAGAAATGAGCCAGCTCAAATCTCTTTTTGAGCTTGCTCTGAACACCAACAATCTAGAAGGGTCTATTCCAGCCTTCCTGGGTAATTTTACCAACATGACAAATTTGTATCTCTTTGGAAATCAGATTTCTGGTGTCATTCCTCCTGAAATCGGAAACCTATCAAAATTGGTTGAATTGTACTTGGATGACAACCATTTAACAGGTCCTATCCCTCCAAGTTTTGGAAACTTGGAAAATCTAACCGTGTTGTACTTGGCCTACAACAACCTTTCTGGTTCTATCCCTTCAGAAATAGGAAAGATGAAGTCTCTTGTGCAACTGAGCATTCAATCAAACAATCTTTCTGGTTCAATCCCTGCATCCATAGGTGATCTGCCAAACCTTACCCTTCTTTATCTCTACTCAAACAAACTTTCTGGCAGTATTCCTAAGGAGATAGGGAACTTGAAATCTATGGAGAATCTACAGTTGAGCCAGAATCAACTAAATGGCTCGGTTCCAACTTCATTGGGTGACTTGGACAACTTAGTAAGCTTGTACCTCCGTGATAACCAACTTTCCGGCACCATCCCCCAAGAGATAGGAAATCTCACAAAGATGACAATTGTGCAATTTGATACCAACCGATTTTCTGGTTATTTGCCCCAAAACATTTGCAGAGGTGGATTGCTTCAAAACTTCACAGCATTCAACAATGATTTGATAGGTCCAATCCCCGAGAGCTTGAAAACTTGCAAGAGCTTAATCAGAGTACGTCTTGAAGGGAACCAATTGACTGGCAATGTATCTCAAGACTTTGGTGTGTATCCAAATCTTGATTTTATAAATCTAAGCAACAATAAGTTGTATGGTGAAATTTCACAAAACTGGGGACAATGCCCGAAGTTAACGAGCCTCCTAATTGCGGGTAACAACCTTACTGGTAGCATACCACCAGAGCTTGGCAATGCAACTCAAATTCAGGCGCTTGATCTCTCTTCCAATCATTTAGTTGGTGTGATTCCAGAAGATCTTGGGAGGCTAAGTTTGGTGAATCTGAAGTTGGGTGATAATCAACTTTCTGGTCCTATACCCTCCACATTTGCATCTCTGACTGACCTTGAATATATAGACCTGTCCACCAACAAAATTAACGAGTCAATTCCAAGCTTTGTAGGTGACATGTCGAAACTAATCTACTTGAATCTGAGCAACAACAAGTTCAGTCAGGAAATTCCATTACAGTTGGGGAACTTATTTCAACTGACCCAGCTAGATTTAAGTCGTAACTCACTTGAGGGTAACATACCATCACAAATGAGCAAGCTGCAGAGCTTGGAGGATCTGAATCTATCCCACAACATTCTTTCCGGTGTCATTCCAACATCTTTTGGTGAAATGCCTGGCTTGTTGCACATTGACATGTCCTACAATCAGTTGCAGGGCGCCATCCCTGACAGCAAAGCATTTCAAAATGCTTCCTTGGAAGGGAATAATGGATTGTGCAGCAATGTTGTAGGACTGCAAACCTGCAATCCTTCTGCAGGAAATAAAAGTACCTCAAACAAGGACAGAAGACTAGTGTTTCTAATCGTGTTCCCTGTTCTGGGAGTAATTTTACTTGCTTTACTTGGAATTGCCctgataagaagaagaagaagaagaagaagaagaatgcaATACCAACACACCGAACAGAGCTACGTGCAGAATGAAGTCTTTGCAATAGCAAATTTTGATGGAAGAAAAATGTATGGCGAAATCATGGAGGCAACCAACAGTTTTGACACTGCATACTGCATTGGGAAGGGTGGATATGGAACTGTCTACAAGGCAAAGCTACCATCTGGCAGCATAGTCGCTGTGAAGAAACTCTATCCAGTACATGATAGTGAGGAGGCATCTCAAAAGGAGTTTTTCAATGAAATAAGGGCACTACTGGAGATACGACACCGAAACATTGTGAAACTCCTTGGTTTTTGTTCAAATGTGCTTCACTCCTTTTTGGTCTATGAGTATCTAGAAAAGGGAAGCCTGTCTGCAAATTTGAGCAAAGAATTAGAAGCAAAGAAATTGAACTGGAGTATAAGGGTGAATATAGTTAAAGGTGTGGCTCATGCCTTATCTTATATGCATCATGATTGTGTGCTACCGATTGTGCATCGAGACATATCAAGCAACAACATTTTGCTGAATGAAGATTATGAGCCCTGTGTTGCAGACTTTGGCACTGCCAAGCTTTTAAATCCAGGCTCATCAAATTGGACAACCCCTGCAGGAACATATGGATATATAGCCCCAG AGCTCGCTTTCACGATGAAGGTAACTGAGAAATGTGATGTTTATAGCTTTGGAGTGCTGGCACTGGAAGTCCTAATGGGGAAGCATCTGGGTGATTTGGTCCCCTCATTTCCGAATCCTTCAGCAAATGAAAACATGTCACTGATGGATTTGTTGGACCAACGGCTTCCCCCTCCG